In Labrus bergylta chromosome 1, fLabBer1.1, whole genome shotgun sequence, one genomic interval encodes:
- the slc25a4 gene encoding ADP/ATP translocase 1, producing MSDAVVSFLKDFLAGGIAAAISKTAVAPIERVKLLLQVQHASKQITAEMQYKGIMDCVVRIPKEQGFISFWRGNLANVIRYFPTQALNFAFKDKYKKVFLGGVDQKTQFWRYFAGNLASGGAAGATSLCFVYPLDFARTRLAADIGKGTAEREFSGLGNCLSKIYKTDGLKGLYQGFNVSVQGIIIYRAAYFGCFDTAKGMLPDPKNTHIIISWMIAQTVTAAAGIISYPFDTVRRRMMMQSGRKGADIMYTGTIDCWRKIMKDEGGKAFFKGAWSNVIRGMGGAFVLVLYDEIKKFT from the exons ATGTCGGACGCAGTGGTTAGTTTCTTGAAGGACTTTCTGGCTGGTGGTATTGCTGCTGCCATCTCCAAAACGGCTGTCGCTCCCATTGAGAGAGTCAAGTTGTTGCTGCAG GTCCAGCATGCCAGCAAACAGATCACTGCAGAGATGCAGTACAAGGGAATCATGGACTGTGTGGTGAGGATCCCGAAGGAGCAGGGCTTCATTTCCTTCTGGAGAGGCAACCTGGCCAACGTGATCCGCTACTTCCCCACCCAAGCTCTTAACTTCGCCTTCAAAGATAAGTACAAGAAGGTCTTCCTCGGTGGAGTGGATCAAAAAACACAGTTCTGGCGTTACTTCGCTGGTAATCTGGCATCTGGCGGTGCTGCTGGTGCGACCTCGCTCTGCTTCGTCTACCCTCTTGACTTCGCCAGAACAAGGCTCGCTGCAGACATCGGCAAGGGCACAGCTGAGAGAGAGTTCAGTGGTCTTGGAAACTGCCTCTCAAAGATCTACAAAACCGATGGCCTCAAGGGTCTGTACCAGGGATTCAACGTGTCTGTGCAGGGTATTATCATCTACAGAGCGGCCTACTTCGGATGCTTCGACACAGCTAAAG GTATGTTGCCAGATCCGAAAAACACGCACATTATTATCAGCTGGATGATCGCCCAGACTGTCACCGCTGCTGCTGGTATCATCTCCTACCCCTTCGACACCGTCAGACGTCGTATGATGATGCAGTCCGGACGCAAAGGAG CTGACATCATGTACACGGGCACAATCGACTGCTGGAGGAAGATCATGAAGGACGAGGGAGGAAAAGCCTTCTTCAAGGGTGCCTGGTCCAACGTGATCAGAGGAATGGGCGGTGCCTTCGTGTTGGTGCTGTACGACGAGATCAAGAAGTTTACATAA
- the cfap97 gene encoding cilia- and flagella-associated protein 97 isoform X1, protein MLNPSELEGEVDHSFFDSDCDISRVSRDGRKNIEKCLKDEKENLPVHEELNKKQPDNIKGGVYPKTEGATKQLKPVESNRNDSAEAKETCCLSTEKERSRASSISSVSSSSAEVINDGSDGEEELDLRSKRPNGKCMSLLAEEVDVTDMNKQSPKQTGEETSSSAKLSGSIGGNKRSPKRRIRNRRTRSPSPTSTEASVDADSESSGSSLRGRSGLDPPTLSRPKKSLSPGGRSNQVGSAGSRNVPFYLTEVSEDSVTDVSPLSSSDSSPHRSLDLNQTESEEGRLTEQQQQHPQQLQEERVPSSGLSNTHEEEESDQDNDGYFFSSESQLGGKLVLPHPGARNRKNYSFTNDQVRCIDQENQRLLRELSRLSPGPSAGSSAGKKSHMYKNSPPIRLSHSALNRQREQQRIERENLAFLKRLESVKPTPGLKRSEQLADYQRQIEYLGGPSYPDFTSTMKESFTSKTPSGWKPKPQNTTEIQVPGQSLLSTAAPDQFLLLLTLDRIQGQTSQVQQDQHGAENS, encoded by the exons ATGTTAAACCCCAGTGAATTAGAAGGTGAAGTGGATCATTCATTCTTCGACAGTGATTGCGACATTAGCCGTGTCAGTCGAGATGGCAGGAAAAATATTGAGAAATGCCTGAAAGATGAGAAGGAAAACCTGCCAGTTCATGAGGAGCTGAATAAAAAACAGCCTGACAACATAAAAGGTGGTGTATACCCAAAGACTGAAGGGGCAACAAAACAACTGAAGCCGGTCGAGAGCAACCGTAATGACAGCGCAGAAGCAAAAGAAACCTGCTGTCTatccacagaaaaagagaggagcagagcatCAAGCATATCCTCTGTTAGCAGTTCTTCAGCTGAAGTCATAAATGATGGTAGTGATGGTGAGGAGGAGCTTGATTTGCGATCTAAAAGGCCAAATGGAAAATGTATGTCTTTGTTGGCTGAGGAGGTTGATGTTACAGATATGAACAAACAGAGTCCAAAACAGACTGGAGAAGAAACATCATCCAGTGCCAAACTCTCTGGCTCAATAGGAGGAAATAAACGCTCCCCGAAAAGACGAATAAGAAATCGACGCACCAGAAGTCCATCCCCCACTTCAACCGAGGCAAGCGTTGATGCAGACTCGGAAAGTTCAGGTAGCAGTCTCAGAGGAAGAAGCGGTTTAGATCCCCCCACCCTTTCAAGACCCAAAAAATCTTTATCCCCAGGAGGGAGAAGCAACCAAGTTGGCTCAGCAGGATCTCGGAATGTGCCCTTCTACCTTACAGAGGTATCGGAAGATTCAGTAACAGATGTGAGCCCCCTCTCCTCTTCAGACTCCAGCCCCCACCGGTCACTGGATCTGAACCAAACAGAGTCCGAAGAGGGACGCCttacagagcagcagcagcagcatccacagcagctgcaggaggagagggtgCCCTCCAGTGGCCTTAGCAACacacatgaagaagaggaaTCTGATCAAGACAATGATGGCT ACTTTTTCAGCTCAGAGAGTCAGCTCGGAGGTAAACTGGTCCTCCCCCATCCTGGAGCGAGAAACAGAAAGAACTACTCGTTCACCAATGACCAGGTCCGATGTATAGACCAAGAGAACCAGCGACTTCTTCGGGAGCTTTCACGCCTCTCTCCAGGACCCAGTGCAGGAAGTTCAGCAGGAAAGAAAAGTCACATGTATAAAAACTCACCGCCCATTCGCCTCTCTCACAGCGCACTCAACAGGCAAAGGGAACAACAACGCATTGAGAGGGAGAACCTG GCTTTTCTAAAGAGGCTGGAGTCTGTCAAACCTACACCTGGTCTAAAGCGCTCAGAACAACTGGCAGACTACCAGCGACAAATAGAGTACCTGGGAGGTCCTTCTTACCCTGATTTTACGTCCACAATGAAGGAGAGCTTTACCAGCAAGACACCTTCAGGTTGGAAACCGAAACCTCAAAATACAACCGAAATA CAGGTCCCAGGCCAGTCACTTCTGTCCACCGCAGCTCCAGACCAGTTTCTACTCTTGCTGACTCTAGACCGCATACAAGGTCAAACAAGCCAAGTTCAGCAAGACCAGCATGGAGCTGAGAACTCTTGA
- the cfap97 gene encoding cilia- and flagella-associated protein 97 isoform X2, whose amino-acid sequence MLNPSELEGEVDHSFFDSDCDISRVSRDGRKNIEKCLKDEKENLPVHEELNKKQPDNIKGGVYPKTEGATKQLKPVESNRNDSAEAKETCCLSTEKERSRASSISSVSSSSAEVINDGSDGEEELDLRSKRPNGKCMSLLAEEVDVTDMNKQSPKQTGEETSSSAKLSGSIGGNKRSPKRRIRNRRTRSPSPTSTEASVDADSESSGSSLRGRSGLDPPTLSRPKKSLSPGGRSNQVGSAGSRNVPFYLTEVSEDSVTDVSPLSSSDSSPHRSLDLNQTESEEGRLTEQQQQHPQQLQEERVPSSGLSNTHEEEESDQDNDGYFFSSESQLGGKLVLPHPGARNRKNYSFTNDQVRCIDQENQRLLRELSRLSPGPSAGSSAGKKSHMYKNSPPIRLSHSALNRQREQQRIERENLAFLKRLESVKPTPGLKRSEQLADYQRQIEYLGGPSYPDFTSTMKESFTSKTPSAGPRPVTSVHRSSRPVSTLADSRPHTRSNKPSSARPAWS is encoded by the exons ATGTTAAACCCCAGTGAATTAGAAGGTGAAGTGGATCATTCATTCTTCGACAGTGATTGCGACATTAGCCGTGTCAGTCGAGATGGCAGGAAAAATATTGAGAAATGCCTGAAAGATGAGAAGGAAAACCTGCCAGTTCATGAGGAGCTGAATAAAAAACAGCCTGACAACATAAAAGGTGGTGTATACCCAAAGACTGAAGGGGCAACAAAACAACTGAAGCCGGTCGAGAGCAACCGTAATGACAGCGCAGAAGCAAAAGAAACCTGCTGTCTatccacagaaaaagagaggagcagagcatCAAGCATATCCTCTGTTAGCAGTTCTTCAGCTGAAGTCATAAATGATGGTAGTGATGGTGAGGAGGAGCTTGATTTGCGATCTAAAAGGCCAAATGGAAAATGTATGTCTTTGTTGGCTGAGGAGGTTGATGTTACAGATATGAACAAACAGAGTCCAAAACAGACTGGAGAAGAAACATCATCCAGTGCCAAACTCTCTGGCTCAATAGGAGGAAATAAACGCTCCCCGAAAAGACGAATAAGAAATCGACGCACCAGAAGTCCATCCCCCACTTCAACCGAGGCAAGCGTTGATGCAGACTCGGAAAGTTCAGGTAGCAGTCTCAGAGGAAGAAGCGGTTTAGATCCCCCCACCCTTTCAAGACCCAAAAAATCTTTATCCCCAGGAGGGAGAAGCAACCAAGTTGGCTCAGCAGGATCTCGGAATGTGCCCTTCTACCTTACAGAGGTATCGGAAGATTCAGTAACAGATGTGAGCCCCCTCTCCTCTTCAGACTCCAGCCCCCACCGGTCACTGGATCTGAACCAAACAGAGTCCGAAGAGGGACGCCttacagagcagcagcagcagcatccacagcagctgcaggaggagagggtgCCCTCCAGTGGCCTTAGCAACacacatgaagaagaggaaTCTGATCAAGACAATGATGGCT ACTTTTTCAGCTCAGAGAGTCAGCTCGGAGGTAAACTGGTCCTCCCCCATCCTGGAGCGAGAAACAGAAAGAACTACTCGTTCACCAATGACCAGGTCCGATGTATAGACCAAGAGAACCAGCGACTTCTTCGGGAGCTTTCACGCCTCTCTCCAGGACCCAGTGCAGGAAGTTCAGCAGGAAAGAAAAGTCACATGTATAAAAACTCACCGCCCATTCGCCTCTCTCACAGCGCACTCAACAGGCAAAGGGAACAACAACGCATTGAGAGGGAGAACCTG GCTTTTCTAAAGAGGCTGGAGTCTGTCAAACCTACACCTGGTCTAAAGCGCTCAGAACAACTGGCAGACTACCAGCGACAAATAGAGTACCTGGGAGGTCCTTCTTACCCTGATTTTACGTCCACAATGAAGGAGAGCTTTACCAGCAAGACACCTTCAG CAGGTCCCAGGCCAGTCACTTCTGTCCACCGCAGCTCCAGACCAGTTTCTACTCTTGCTGACTCTAGACCGCATACAAGGTCAAACAAGCCAAGTTCAGCAAGACCAGCATGGAGCTGA
- the cfap97 gene encoding cilia- and flagella-associated protein 97 isoform X3 gives MLNPSELEGEVDHSFFDSDCDISRVSRDGRKNIEKCLKDEKENLPVHEELNKKQPDNIKGGVYPKTEGATKQLKPVESNRNDSAEAKETCCLSTEKERSRASSISSVSSSSAEVINDGSDGEEELDLRSKRPNGKCMSLLAEEVDVTDMNKQSPKQTGEETSSSAKLSGSIGGNKRSPKRRIRNRRTRSPSPTSTEASVDADSESSGSSLRGRSGLDPPTLSRPKKSLSPGGRSNQVGSAGSRNVPFYLTEVSEDSVTDVSPLSSSDSSPHRSLDLNQTESEEGRLTEQQQQHPQQLQEERVPSSGLSNTHEEEESDQDNDGYFFSSESQLGGKLVLPHPGARNRKNYSFTNDQVRCIDQENQRLLRELSRLSPGPSAGSSAGKKSHMYKNSPPIRLSHSALNRQREQQRIERENLAFLKRLESVKPTPGLKRSEQLADYQRQIEYLGGPSYPDFTSTMKESFTSKTPSGPRPVTSVHRSSRPVSTLADSRPHTRSNKPSSARPAWS, from the exons ATGTTAAACCCCAGTGAATTAGAAGGTGAAGTGGATCATTCATTCTTCGACAGTGATTGCGACATTAGCCGTGTCAGTCGAGATGGCAGGAAAAATATTGAGAAATGCCTGAAAGATGAGAAGGAAAACCTGCCAGTTCATGAGGAGCTGAATAAAAAACAGCCTGACAACATAAAAGGTGGTGTATACCCAAAGACTGAAGGGGCAACAAAACAACTGAAGCCGGTCGAGAGCAACCGTAATGACAGCGCAGAAGCAAAAGAAACCTGCTGTCTatccacagaaaaagagaggagcagagcatCAAGCATATCCTCTGTTAGCAGTTCTTCAGCTGAAGTCATAAATGATGGTAGTGATGGTGAGGAGGAGCTTGATTTGCGATCTAAAAGGCCAAATGGAAAATGTATGTCTTTGTTGGCTGAGGAGGTTGATGTTACAGATATGAACAAACAGAGTCCAAAACAGACTGGAGAAGAAACATCATCCAGTGCCAAACTCTCTGGCTCAATAGGAGGAAATAAACGCTCCCCGAAAAGACGAATAAGAAATCGACGCACCAGAAGTCCATCCCCCACTTCAACCGAGGCAAGCGTTGATGCAGACTCGGAAAGTTCAGGTAGCAGTCTCAGAGGAAGAAGCGGTTTAGATCCCCCCACCCTTTCAAGACCCAAAAAATCTTTATCCCCAGGAGGGAGAAGCAACCAAGTTGGCTCAGCAGGATCTCGGAATGTGCCCTTCTACCTTACAGAGGTATCGGAAGATTCAGTAACAGATGTGAGCCCCCTCTCCTCTTCAGACTCCAGCCCCCACCGGTCACTGGATCTGAACCAAACAGAGTCCGAAGAGGGACGCCttacagagcagcagcagcagcatccacagcagctgcaggaggagagggtgCCCTCCAGTGGCCTTAGCAACacacatgaagaagaggaaTCTGATCAAGACAATGATGGCT ACTTTTTCAGCTCAGAGAGTCAGCTCGGAGGTAAACTGGTCCTCCCCCATCCTGGAGCGAGAAACAGAAAGAACTACTCGTTCACCAATGACCAGGTCCGATGTATAGACCAAGAGAACCAGCGACTTCTTCGGGAGCTTTCACGCCTCTCTCCAGGACCCAGTGCAGGAAGTTCAGCAGGAAAGAAAAGTCACATGTATAAAAACTCACCGCCCATTCGCCTCTCTCACAGCGCACTCAACAGGCAAAGGGAACAACAACGCATTGAGAGGGAGAACCTG GCTTTTCTAAAGAGGCTGGAGTCTGTCAAACCTACACCTGGTCTAAAGCGCTCAGAACAACTGGCAGACTACCAGCGACAAATAGAGTACCTGGGAGGTCCTTCTTACCCTGATTTTACGTCCACAATGAAGGAGAGCTTTACCAGCAAGACACCTTCAG GTCCCAGGCCAGTCACTTCTGTCCACCGCAGCTCCAGACCAGTTTCTACTCTTGCTGACTCTAGACCGCATACAAGGTCAAACAAGCCAAGTTCAGCAAGACCAGCATGGAGCTGA
- the ufsp2 gene encoding ufm1-specific protease 2 isoform X3, which produces MSSDSGTILRVKGPLEFKCLLETTDALQMHKVISRTFETLHSQVKSESCVLTVCDSPVFIWPNRSFHATPQDITPDTPCEDLQQWIQTDEFENTGRRSAKKRSKKTSTASVINLRLMMEVTTKGSHLSAPVLCRTAKKSHFLCTTLPMDCVVRTSSKDTTKDAFESLMEALGRQLGEMEKVMLQHVKGTTLLVPEPLHFLLPEPKGLVTVVYPAGVADSQLETERKELHQQFELPNDWPYFRRANAYHFPNEPYKDGYLRNPHLALTNPSLDNGKVYLVQGIYSYHHYMQDHMDDNGWGCAYRSLQTICSWFKQQGYAEGPVPTHREIQQALLDVGDKQASFVGSRQWIGSIEVQVVLNQLLGVTSKIMFVSQGSDLGSKGRELANHFLTEGTPIMIGGGVLAHTILGVAWSETTGQIRYLILDPHYTGAEDLQVITDKGWCGWKGADFWDQTAYYNLCLPQRPKVI; this is translated from the exons ATG TCCTCGGACTCAGGGACCATTCTGCGTGTTAAAGGACCGCTGGAGTTCAAATGTCTGCTGGAAACCACAGATG CCTTGCAAATGCACAAAGTCATCTCGAGAACATTTGAGACGCTTCACTCTCAGGTGAAATCTGAATCCTGTGTTCTGACCGTGTGTGACAGTCCGGTTTTTATTTGGCCAAATCGCAGTTTTCATGCAACACCTCAAGATATAACTCCAGACACACCGTGTGAGGATTTACAACAGTGGATACA gaCGGATGAATTCGAGAACACTGGCAGGAGATCTGCAAAAAAGAGAAGCAAGAAGACTTCTACCGCG AGTGTTATTAATCTTCGCCTAATGATGGAAGTGACAACAAAAGGAAGCCATCTTTCAGCTCCAGTCCTCTGCAGGACAGCCAAGAAATCCCACTTCTTGTGTACAACTCTTCCAATGGACTGTGTCGTCCGCACCTCCAGCAAAGACACCACCAAAGA TGCCTTTGAGAGCCTGATGGAGGCGTTGGGTCGTCAGCTGGGTGAGATGGAGAAAGTGATGCTGCAGCACGTGAAGGGTACGACTCTGCTGGTACCTGAGCCGCTGCACTTCCTGCTTCCAGAGCCAAAAGGACTGGTGACTGTTGTTTACCCAGCAGGAGTGGCTGACAGCCAGCTGGAAACAGAACGTAAG GAATTGCATCAACAGTTTGAGCTCCCAAATGACTGGCCCTATTTTAGACGAGCCAATGCCTACCACTTTCCCAATGAGCCCTACAAAGATGGCTACCTCAGGAACCCTCACCTGGCCCTCACTAATCCCAGCCTGGACAATGGAAAG gtgtacTTGGTCCAGGGCATCTACAGCTATCACCACTACATGCAGGACCACATGGATGACAACGGCTGGGGCTGTGCTTATCGCTCCCTGCAGACCATCTGCTCCTGGTTTAAGCAGCAGGGCTACGCAGAGGGGCCTGTGCCCACTCACAGGGAGATCCAACAG GCTTTGTTGGATGTTGGAGACAAACAGGCGTCCTTTGTTGGATCACGTCAGTGGATCGGATCCATCGAGGTTCAGGTTGTTCTGAACCAGCTGCTTGGGGTCACTTCAAAGATCATGTTTGTGAG TCAAGGTTCTGATTTGGGCTCTAAAGGAAGAGAACTGGCGAACCACTTCCTCACTGAAGGGACTCCCATCATGATTG GAGGGGGAGTTTTAGCTCACACTATTCTAGGTGTGGCATGGAGTGAGACCACCGGGCAGATCCGATATCTCATCCTAGATCCCCATTACACCGGAGCAGAGGACTTACAGGTTATCACAGATAAG GGCTGGTGTGGGTGGAAAGGAGCAGATTTCTGGGATCAAACTGCATATTATAATTTGTGTCTGCCTCAGAGGCCAAAGGTCATCTGA
- the ufsp2 gene encoding ufm1-specific protease 2 isoform X1, whose amino-acid sequence MVLSDQQSSDSGTILRVKGPLEFKCLLETTDALQMHKVISRTFETLHSQVKSESCVLTVCDSPVFIWPNRSFHATPQDITPDTPCEDLQQWIQTDEFENTGRRSAKKRSKKTSTASVINLRLMMEVTTKGSHLSAPVLCRTAKKSHFLCTTLPMDCVVRTSSKDTTKDAFESLMEALGRQLGEMEKVMLQHVKGTTLLVPEPLHFLLPEPKGLVTVVYPAGVADSQLETERKELHQQFELPNDWPYFRRANAYHFPNEPYKDGYLRNPHLALTNPSLDNGKVYLVQGIYSYHHYMQDHMDDNGWGCAYRSLQTICSWFKQQGYAEGPVPTHREIQQALLDVGDKQASFVGSRQWIGSIEVQVVLNQLLGVTSKIMFVSQGSDLGSKGRELANHFLTEGTPIMIGGGVLAHTILGVAWSETTGQIRYLILDPHYTGAEDLQVITDKGWCGWKGADFWDQTAYYNLCLPQRPKVI is encoded by the exons ATG GTTCTTTCTGACCAGCAGTCCTCGGACTCAGGGACCATTCTGCGTGTTAAAGGACCGCTGGAGTTCAAATGTCTGCTGGAAACCACAGATG CCTTGCAAATGCACAAAGTCATCTCGAGAACATTTGAGACGCTTCACTCTCAGGTGAAATCTGAATCCTGTGTTCTGACCGTGTGTGACAGTCCGGTTTTTATTTGGCCAAATCGCAGTTTTCATGCAACACCTCAAGATATAACTCCAGACACACCGTGTGAGGATTTACAACAGTGGATACA gaCGGATGAATTCGAGAACACTGGCAGGAGATCTGCAAAAAAGAGAAGCAAGAAGACTTCTACCGCG AGTGTTATTAATCTTCGCCTAATGATGGAAGTGACAACAAAAGGAAGCCATCTTTCAGCTCCAGTCCTCTGCAGGACAGCCAAGAAATCCCACTTCTTGTGTACAACTCTTCCAATGGACTGTGTCGTCCGCACCTCCAGCAAAGACACCACCAAAGA TGCCTTTGAGAGCCTGATGGAGGCGTTGGGTCGTCAGCTGGGTGAGATGGAGAAAGTGATGCTGCAGCACGTGAAGGGTACGACTCTGCTGGTACCTGAGCCGCTGCACTTCCTGCTTCCAGAGCCAAAAGGACTGGTGACTGTTGTTTACCCAGCAGGAGTGGCTGACAGCCAGCTGGAAACAGAACGTAAG GAATTGCATCAACAGTTTGAGCTCCCAAATGACTGGCCCTATTTTAGACGAGCCAATGCCTACCACTTTCCCAATGAGCCCTACAAAGATGGCTACCTCAGGAACCCTCACCTGGCCCTCACTAATCCCAGCCTGGACAATGGAAAG gtgtacTTGGTCCAGGGCATCTACAGCTATCACCACTACATGCAGGACCACATGGATGACAACGGCTGGGGCTGTGCTTATCGCTCCCTGCAGACCATCTGCTCCTGGTTTAAGCAGCAGGGCTACGCAGAGGGGCCTGTGCCCACTCACAGGGAGATCCAACAG GCTTTGTTGGATGTTGGAGACAAACAGGCGTCCTTTGTTGGATCACGTCAGTGGATCGGATCCATCGAGGTTCAGGTTGTTCTGAACCAGCTGCTTGGGGTCACTTCAAAGATCATGTTTGTGAG TCAAGGTTCTGATTTGGGCTCTAAAGGAAGAGAACTGGCGAACCACTTCCTCACTGAAGGGACTCCCATCATGATTG GAGGGGGAGTTTTAGCTCACACTATTCTAGGTGTGGCATGGAGTGAGACCACCGGGCAGATCCGATATCTCATCCTAGATCCCCATTACACCGGAGCAGAGGACTTACAGGTTATCACAGATAAG GGCTGGTGTGGGTGGAAAGGAGCAGATTTCTGGGATCAAACTGCATATTATAATTTGTGTCTGCCTCAGAGGCCAAAGGTCATCTGA
- the ufsp2 gene encoding ufm1-specific protease 2 isoform X2 has product MQSSDSGTILRVKGPLEFKCLLETTDALQMHKVISRTFETLHSQVKSESCVLTVCDSPVFIWPNRSFHATPQDITPDTPCEDLQQWIQTDEFENTGRRSAKKRSKKTSTASVINLRLMMEVTTKGSHLSAPVLCRTAKKSHFLCTTLPMDCVVRTSSKDTTKDAFESLMEALGRQLGEMEKVMLQHVKGTTLLVPEPLHFLLPEPKGLVTVVYPAGVADSQLETERKELHQQFELPNDWPYFRRANAYHFPNEPYKDGYLRNPHLALTNPSLDNGKVYLVQGIYSYHHYMQDHMDDNGWGCAYRSLQTICSWFKQQGYAEGPVPTHREIQQALLDVGDKQASFVGSRQWIGSIEVQVVLNQLLGVTSKIMFVSQGSDLGSKGRELANHFLTEGTPIMIGGGVLAHTILGVAWSETTGQIRYLILDPHYTGAEDLQVITDKGWCGWKGADFWDQTAYYNLCLPQRPKVI; this is encoded by the exons ATG CAGTCCTCGGACTCAGGGACCATTCTGCGTGTTAAAGGACCGCTGGAGTTCAAATGTCTGCTGGAAACCACAGATG CCTTGCAAATGCACAAAGTCATCTCGAGAACATTTGAGACGCTTCACTCTCAGGTGAAATCTGAATCCTGTGTTCTGACCGTGTGTGACAGTCCGGTTTTTATTTGGCCAAATCGCAGTTTTCATGCAACACCTCAAGATATAACTCCAGACACACCGTGTGAGGATTTACAACAGTGGATACA gaCGGATGAATTCGAGAACACTGGCAGGAGATCTGCAAAAAAGAGAAGCAAGAAGACTTCTACCGCG AGTGTTATTAATCTTCGCCTAATGATGGAAGTGACAACAAAAGGAAGCCATCTTTCAGCTCCAGTCCTCTGCAGGACAGCCAAGAAATCCCACTTCTTGTGTACAACTCTTCCAATGGACTGTGTCGTCCGCACCTCCAGCAAAGACACCACCAAAGA TGCCTTTGAGAGCCTGATGGAGGCGTTGGGTCGTCAGCTGGGTGAGATGGAGAAAGTGATGCTGCAGCACGTGAAGGGTACGACTCTGCTGGTACCTGAGCCGCTGCACTTCCTGCTTCCAGAGCCAAAAGGACTGGTGACTGTTGTTTACCCAGCAGGAGTGGCTGACAGCCAGCTGGAAACAGAACGTAAG GAATTGCATCAACAGTTTGAGCTCCCAAATGACTGGCCCTATTTTAGACGAGCCAATGCCTACCACTTTCCCAATGAGCCCTACAAAGATGGCTACCTCAGGAACCCTCACCTGGCCCTCACTAATCCCAGCCTGGACAATGGAAAG gtgtacTTGGTCCAGGGCATCTACAGCTATCACCACTACATGCAGGACCACATGGATGACAACGGCTGGGGCTGTGCTTATCGCTCCCTGCAGACCATCTGCTCCTGGTTTAAGCAGCAGGGCTACGCAGAGGGGCCTGTGCCCACTCACAGGGAGATCCAACAG GCTTTGTTGGATGTTGGAGACAAACAGGCGTCCTTTGTTGGATCACGTCAGTGGATCGGATCCATCGAGGTTCAGGTTGTTCTGAACCAGCTGCTTGGGGTCACTTCAAAGATCATGTTTGTGAG TCAAGGTTCTGATTTGGGCTCTAAAGGAAGAGAACTGGCGAACCACTTCCTCACTGAAGGGACTCCCATCATGATTG GAGGGGGAGTTTTAGCTCACACTATTCTAGGTGTGGCATGGAGTGAGACCACCGGGCAGATCCGATATCTCATCCTAGATCCCCATTACACCGGAGCAGAGGACTTACAGGTTATCACAGATAAG GGCTGGTGTGGGTGGAAAGGAGCAGATTTCTGGGATCAAACTGCATATTATAATTTGTGTCTGCCTCAGAGGCCAAAGGTCATCTGA